A window of Streptomyces sp. NBC_00102 contains these coding sequences:
- a CDS encoding MarR family winged helix-turn-helix transcriptional regulator: protein MSDNPHPSPSAVQASHAIRAIISRLRRRILNASAVDDLTLGQTSVLARLSGEGGVTASELASAEGVRHQSMTAMVAALAARELVVRRPDPADGRRLLIELTPEGRRRLEEGRQVRTEWLAERLQDRCTEEERQAVIAALAVLERLTHD from the coding sequence ATGAGCGATAACCCGCACCCGTCGCCCTCTGCGGTCCAGGCTTCGCACGCGATCCGCGCGATCATCAGCCGGCTGCGGCGTCGCATCCTGAACGCCTCCGCCGTCGACGACCTCACCCTCGGCCAGACCTCGGTCCTGGCCCGGCTGTCCGGTGAGGGAGGCGTCACCGCGAGTGAACTCGCCTCCGCGGAAGGGGTACGCCACCAGTCGATGACGGCGATGGTCGCGGCACTCGCCGCGAGGGAACTGGTGGTGCGGCGCCCCGACCCGGCCGACGGCCGACGCCTGCTGATCGAGCTGACCCCGGAGGGCCGCCGCCGGCTGGAGGAAGGCCGGCAGGTCCGCACGGAGTGGCTCGCCGAACGGCTGCAGGACAGGTGCACGGAAGAGGAACGCCAGGCAGTGATCGCCGCCCTGGCCGTACTGGAGCGGTTGACGCATGACTGA
- a CDS encoding DUF6325 family protein: MPTSLKADSVGPVDVAVVVFEGDRFNGDIAPALRDLHDSGTVRLLDLAFVRRSPEGSVDIVELEDAEVAEAFARTTDGRFDLLSEEDLQGVAGDLAPGSSALVVAWENAWASRLAAALRGSHGEMVFLERIPRDDVERAIAALDEQ; encoded by the coding sequence ATGCCCACCAGCCTGAAAGCCGACTCGGTCGGCCCTGTGGACGTGGCTGTCGTCGTGTTCGAGGGAGACCGGTTCAACGGTGACATCGCCCCCGCACTCCGCGACCTCCACGACTCGGGAACCGTCCGCCTCCTGGACCTGGCCTTCGTCCGAAGGAGCCCGGAAGGATCGGTCGACATCGTCGAACTCGAGGACGCCGAGGTCGCCGAGGCGTTCGCCCGCACGACCGACGGCAGATTCGACCTGCTGAGCGAGGAGGACCTGCAGGGCGTGGCCGGCGATCTCGCCCCCGGTTCCTCGGCTCTCGTGGTGGCCTGGGAGAACGCCTGGGCCTCCCGGCTCGCGGCCGCGCTGCGAGGCTCGCACGGAGAAATGGTCTTCCTGGAGCGCATCCCCCGAGACGACGTCGAACGCGCCATCGCGGCCCTGGACGAGCAGTGA
- a CDS encoding SHOCT domain-containing protein: protein MPRRMGRPGLLGTIARTAVITGTARTVSNHMQPRADERYVEQAPPQTYAAPAAPDRVAQLTALADLKSQGLLTDEEFATEKAKILNA, encoded by the coding sequence ATGCCTCGACGCATGGGACGACCGGGCCTCCTCGGCACCATCGCCCGTACCGCCGTGATCACCGGCACCGCGAGGACGGTGTCGAACCACATGCAGCCCCGCGCGGACGAGCGGTACGTCGAACAGGCCCCGCCCCAGACGTACGCGGCTCCGGCGGCACCCGACCGGGTGGCGCAACTCACCGCGCTGGCGGACCTGAAGTCGCAGGGGCTGCTGACGGACGAGGAATTCGCCACCGAGAAGGCGAAGATCCTGAACGCCTGA
- a CDS encoding MFS transporter has product MTEAKTESIPGTDKPAFDRRLLPPMMLGSVLNPINSTIISVALVPIARALGAPASQTAWLVSALYLATALGQPVVGRLIDIFGPRRLFLLSTSLVGVAGIVGTLAPNLGVLIASRVLLGFGTCAGYPAAMALLRSEGKRTGQDNPGGILTALAVANQTVAVIGPLLGGLLIGVGGWRATFALNIPLAVAAVLLGLWRLPKQYASDEPAKVRGSVAARIDLPGMGLFAATLTSLLLFLMNLHLRNWYLLLIVAAAGAAFAVRELRAETPFIDLRVLGGNTPLLTTYGRALVAYVVAYAFLYGFSQWTEEGHGLSPFHAGLVQIPMFLMAICVSVVTGRRKGVRGKLLVGAAGQIVACLVILTLSGTSPVWMLLLVALIFGVPQGLNNLALQNSIYFQADPERTASSAGLLRTFSYMGSMVASSATAASFGDHADTGGMHQLAWVMLAAGVVYLLMTAFDRTLGRAAAGGEATGTVK; this is encoded by the coding sequence ATGACTGAAGCGAAGACGGAATCCATACCCGGGACGGACAAGCCGGCGTTCGACCGGCGGCTGCTGCCGCCGATGATGCTCGGCTCCGTCCTGAACCCGATCAACTCGACGATCATCTCCGTCGCGCTCGTCCCCATCGCCAGAGCCCTCGGCGCTCCGGCCTCCCAGACGGCGTGGCTGGTCTCCGCCCTCTACCTCGCCACCGCACTCGGGCAGCCCGTCGTGGGCCGGCTCATCGACATATTCGGGCCGCGCAGGCTCTTCCTCCTCAGCACGAGCCTGGTCGGGGTCGCCGGAATCGTCGGCACCCTGGCACCGAACCTCGGCGTACTGATCGCCTCACGGGTCCTGCTCGGATTCGGTACCTGCGCCGGATACCCCGCCGCCATGGCGCTGCTGCGCAGCGAGGGCAAGCGCACCGGACAGGACAACCCCGGCGGGATTCTGACCGCGCTCGCCGTCGCCAACCAGACCGTCGCCGTGATCGGGCCGCTGCTGGGCGGATTGCTGATCGGGGTGGGCGGCTGGCGCGCGACCTTCGCGCTGAACATCCCGCTCGCCGTCGCGGCCGTACTGCTCGGGCTGTGGCGACTGCCCAAGCAGTACGCCTCCGACGAACCGGCGAAGGTGCGGGGGAGCGTGGCAGCCCGGATCGACCTCCCCGGCATGGGCCTGTTCGCCGCGACACTCACCTCGCTGCTGCTCTTCCTGATGAACCTGCACCTGCGCAACTGGTACCTGCTGCTGATCGTCGCCGCCGCCGGAGCCGCCTTCGCCGTACGGGAGCTGCGCGCCGAGACCCCCTTCATCGACCTGCGGGTACTCGGCGGGAACACGCCCCTGCTGACCACCTACGGCCGCGCGCTCGTCGCGTACGTCGTCGCCTACGCCTTCCTCTACGGCTTCAGCCAGTGGACCGAGGAAGGCCACGGACTCTCGCCCTTCCACGCCGGACTGGTGCAGATCCCCATGTTCCTGATGGCGATCTGCGTCTCCGTCGTCACCGGGCGGCGCAAGGGCGTGCGCGGCAAGCTGCTGGTCGGCGCGGCCGGGCAGATCGTCGCCTGCCTGGTGATCCTCACGCTCTCCGGAACCAGCCCCGTCTGGATGCTGCTCCTCGTGGCCCTGATCTTCGGCGTCCCGCAGGGGCTGAACAACCTGGCGCTGCAGAATTCCATCTACTTCCAGGCCGATCCCGAGCGCACCGCCTCCTCGGCCGGGCTGCTGCGCACTTTCTCCTACATGGGCTCGATGGTCGCCTCCTCCGCGACCGCCGCCTCCTTCGGCGATCACGCGGACACCGGCGGCATGCACCAGCTCGCCTGGGTGATGCTCGCCGCCGGGGTGGTCTACCTCCTGATGACCGCCTTCGACCGCACCCTCGGCCGGGCGGCAGCGGGCGGGGAGGCGACCGGGACGGTGAAGTGA
- a CDS encoding ScbR family autoregulator-binding transcription factor has product MTEGRTSVQDRAQATRKVLLESAAHLFVEQGYAGTSINEVGDRSGRTSGAIYFHYSSKEKLALAVVHAQFASWPQLNARYTAPGIPPLEKLVALSFDVAHTLREDVIARAGARLWTERRSIDAAVPAPFAGWTAAVTRLLAEARARGELAGGIDPSGTATTLVCSFFGLYTLTDEVAGERELGARLNQWWLLVLGALQARPDPAALLARVRSRLAANGVRIPVRTRPRAGGKAVGAQPDVAASG; this is encoded by the coding sequence ATGACCGAAGGTAGAACGTCCGTGCAAGACAGAGCGCAAGCAACCAGGAAAGTGCTCCTGGAATCCGCAGCACACCTATTTGTCGAACAGGGGTATGCGGGCACCAGCATCAATGAGGTCGGTGACCGTTCGGGCCGTACCAGCGGAGCGATCTACTTCCACTACTCCAGCAAGGAGAAGCTGGCCCTCGCGGTCGTCCACGCCCAGTTCGCCAGCTGGCCGCAGTTGAACGCCCGTTACACCGCTCCGGGCATCCCCCCGCTGGAGAAGCTGGTCGCGCTCAGCTTCGATGTGGCCCACACCCTGCGGGAGGACGTCATAGCCCGCGCCGGCGCCCGCCTGTGGACCGAGCGCCGCAGCATCGACGCGGCCGTGCCCGCGCCCTTCGCCGGCTGGACCGCGGCAGTGACGCGGTTGCTCGCCGAGGCGCGGGCGCGGGGCGAACTCGCCGGAGGAATCGATCCCTCGGGCACGGCCACCACCCTCGTATGTTCGTTCTTCGGGCTCTACACCCTGACGGACGAGGTGGCGGGTGAGCGAGAACTGGGGGCCCGGCTGAACCAGTGGTGGCTGCTGGTCCTCGGCGCCTTGCAGGCCCGGCCCGATCCGGCCGCGCTGCTTGCCCGGGTACGGTCCCGCCTCGCGGCGAACGGCGTCCGCATCCCGGTGCGGACGCGGCCCCGGGCCGGAGGCAAGGCCGTTGGGGCGCAGCCCGACGTGGCGGCGAGCGGCTGA